DNA from Saccharomyces cerevisiae S288C chromosome V, complete sequence:
GGCAGGCTGGTCCTCCATCTTCTGGGTCCTTTTCGCTATTGCTGTCTCCATCTCGGGCACCATCGACGGTGCCATCTCCTTCTTGTTTGGCAGGTCTGAAATCAGAGCCCTCATCGAAGTCGAACAAGAGGTTCTGGACGCGGAGCACCACCTGCAAACTTTCTTGAGCGAGAAATGATATTATCGATTTTCTTTAGcatatgtaaaaaaattactgatATTATATAATGTGTGTAAATTTCGTCAATAGATGCAAAGCAATCACGGAGAAGATGAAACCGACAGATAGGAACAATACGACAAGGGAGTCGACTCTGAATCCATTGGCTTCGTCCGTATATAACTTCAAAATTGAGCTTGAAGACCCACCGTAACCAGCCTGTCTGGTGGAAGTGGGCGTTTGTTTTGCTTGCTTTTCCTTAATGGATTGTGCCTGTCTTCTCTTCTGCAAGATACGCTGACCTCCTGGTGGAACTGAAGCTGCCATTCTTATGATACTGTTGATCGATAATACCACCTGTTTTATGCTTTGCGCCCCTTACCTTTTCTCACACGCACATATATCTACTCTCTCATACCTCTTATATCTAAAATGTCTCTTTTGGCCAGTTAGTAACTGAAtgaaaaagtgaaaatggaggaaaaaaaaaaagacgaaaTCCAAAAGGCTAAGGAAACGGGTAACCCGTGGTACCCGGGGCAGAATCAAACTTATAATTACTAAAGATATACCATATATTACGATCCCTGCGCCCGGCGTGCTCCACATTAAGTAAATGTCTGGAGTAAAATGAAGTCCGCCAATTCAGTCACAAAACATGACTACTGCCTCGTTCgcgatttcttcttccctTACTTCATCATGTTCAAGCCCCCTCAGCTGCGCCCAAATGATTCTTCTTATCCTCTTGCATACTGCaccgaaaaaaaaagttaataaGCAGCAGGATTTATAGGCGCGTGCGTGCAGCCTTAGACTGAAGGGGTGGAAAAACTTTAGGTAGGTTTGGTTCTCACTACCCAAAGAGCAATCGATAGGTATAAAAGTGAGCAATTGCTATCACAGCGAGCCTTATTGTTACAGCACAAATCACGCGTATTTTCAAGCAAATATCATGGGTCTCTGCGCATCTTCAGAAAAGAACGGCAGCACTCCTGACACGCAGACCGCCAGCGCTGGTAGTGACAACGTTGGCAAAGCGAAGGTACCACCAAAGCAGGAGCCACAGAAGACTGTGAGAACAGTCAACACAGCAaatcaacaagaaaagcaaCAACAGAGGCAGCAGCAGCCGTCTCCGCATAATGTTAAGGACCGCAAGGAGCAAAACGGGAGCATTAATAACGCGATATCTCCCACGGCTACGGCAAATACAAGCGGATCGCAACAGATCAATATCGACTCTGCCCTGAGAGACAGGTCGAGTAACGTTGCAGCACAACCATCATTGTCGGACGCTTCAAGTGGCAGCAACGACAAAGAACTGAAAGTGCTACTGCTGGGTGCCGGTGAAAGTGGTAAGTCCACGGTATTGCAGCAGTTGAAGATTTTACACCAGAACGGGTTTAGCGAGCAGGAAATTAAAGAGTACATCCCCTTGATCTATCAGAATCTATTGGAAATTGGCAGGAACCTCATCCAGGCGAGAACAAGGTTTAACGTCAACTTGGAACCGGAGTGTGAACTGACGCAACAAGACCTGTCGAGAACCATGTCCTATGAAATGCCCAATAACTACACGGGCCAATTCCCGGAAGATATCGCGGGCGTAATATCTACGTTGTGGGCCTTGCCCTCAACACAAGATTTAGTCAATGGGCCTAACGCATCGAAGTTCTATCTAATGGACTCGACTCCTTACTTCATGGAAAATTTCACCAGGATCACTTCGCCCAATTACAGACCCACCCAGCAGGACATATTAAGATCGAGACAGATGACGTCAGGGATTTTTGACACCGTCATTGATATGGGGTCGGATATCAAGATGCATATTTACGACGTGGGTGGACAGCGTTccgaaagaaaaaaatggatacACTGCTTCGACAATGTCACTCTGGTCATATTTTGCGTTTCTCTATCGGAGTACGACCAGACGCTGATGGAGGACAAGAACCAGAACAGGTTTCAGGAATCGCTGGTGCTTTTCGATAATATTGTCAACAGTAGATGGTTCGCGCGCACGTCTGTCGTACTCTTTCTGAATAAAATCGACCTTTTTGCTGAAAAACTAAGCAAAGTGCCTATGGAAAATTACTTCCCAGACTACACCGGCGGGTCAGACATCAACAAGGCTGCTAAGTACATACTCTGGAGGTTTGTTCAGTTAAACAGGGCGAATCTAAGCATATATCCTCACGTGACACAGGCCACAGACACGTCGAATATAAGATTAGTATTTGCCGCCATCAAAGAAacaattttggaaaatacaTTGAAAGACTCTGGAGTGTTACAATGAATGCACAGCTAAAACAGAGACAAAACTGCATGCCTCTTCTCCCCTTTATTATCACCtttaaaaaagataaaaaaagaaactggaaaaaaggtaaaaaaaaaaaaaaaattaaataaatacGAATACGTTTTCTCATGACCATTGTACTAGTAATCACAACCATGATACTTGAATAACTTTTCTGTTTTGTGCTGTATTAAGCACAACcgttattttttaatttataGCGTTATACCACTATATTATTGTAGTCATTATAGTTATTATCCCGGgtaacaaaaatttcattccAACGAGGTAATAGTTCCACTTTTCAGGCAGGAGGACGAAAAACATTTGCCACCCAAGAAAGAGACAAAGCAGTAGGTAAGGCATTCATCACACAATTTGAAAGGGGGtatagtaaaaaaaattcaattgAGCAAATAGAATGGCTAGCACTGCAGTAATGATGGACGTGGATTCTTCCGGGGTCAATGACTTGCACCATTCTGAGAAGAAATATGCGGAAGAAGATCAGGTTCAGGAACTattgaaagttttgaaTGAGATCTCCAAGACCACTTTAACGCTGGACCCAAGATATATATGGAGGAGTTTAAAGGACTTGAGCTCTTTAAGGAACCAGGAGCTTTTGAATGCGGAAACTTTATGTTTCACAGTGAATGTGCTGTACCctgattcttcttcattcaAGAAGAATCTGCTGAAGTTCATTACTTCTAACCATAAATCGTCCGTACCGGGGTCAGCTGAGCTTAGAAACTCATATCCAGCCTCTTTTTATTCCGTAAACACTGAGAAAAAGACCATTGAAGTGACAGCTGAAATTAATTGCTTCATGCATCTACTAGTCCAGTTGTTTTTATGGGACAGTAAAGAATTAGAACAATTGGTAGAGTTTAATAGGAAGGTTGTTATCCCAAATTTATTGTGTTATTACAATTTGCGTTCCTTGAATTTAATCAACGCTAAGTTATGGTTCTACATCTACTTGAGTCATGAAACGTTAGCGCGCAGCTCCGAGGAGATTAACAGCGACAACCAAAATATAATCTTAAGGTCCACGATgatgaagtttttgaaaatcgCTTCCCTGAAGCACGACAACGAAACCAAAGCCATGCTGATTAACTTGATCTTGAgagattttttgaataatggCGAGGTTGATAGCGCGTCTGATTTCATTTCTAAACTAGAATATCCTCACACAGACGTTTCCAGTTCATTGGAGGCAAGatatttcttctatttATCGAAAATTAACGCCATTCAACTGGATTATTCCACTGCGAACGAGTACATTATTGCAGCCATAAGAAAAGCCCCACATAATTCCAAGAGTTTAGGGTTCTTACAGCAATCAAACAAACTGCATTGTTGTATTCAATTACTCATGGGTGATATTCCAgaattatcatttttcCATCAATCAAATATGCAGAAATCTCTCCTTCCTTATTACCATTTGACCAAAGCCGTTAAATTAGGtgacttgaaaaaattcacatCTACAATCACAAAGTATAAGCAGTTGCTATTGAAGGATGACACCTATCAACTCTGTGTTAGATTAAGATCTAATGTTATCAAGACAGGTATCAGGATCATCTCCTTAAcgtataaaaaaatttcattaaGAGATATTTGTTTGAAACTGAATTTGGATTCGGAGCAAACTGTAGAATACATGGTTTCAAGGGCTATTAGAGATGGTGTTATTGAAGCCAAGATTAATCACGAGGATGGCTTTATCGAAACCACAGAATTACTAAACATTTATGATAGTGAAGATCCTCAGCAAGTATTTGATGAAAGAATCAAATTTGCCAACCAATTACATGATGAATACCTTGTTTCAATGAGGTACCCTGAGGATAAAAAGACTCAACAAAATGAGAAAAGTGAAAATggtgaaaatgatgatgatacGCTAGATGGTGATTTGATGGATGACATGTCTGATATCTCGGATCTCGACGATTTGGGATTCTTATAAGGGCgcataaaaaataaataactACCATTCATAACAGAAATTCATTCGTATATACATAAAGTTCTCATAaacgtatatatatatatatatatatacttatTGATATCAAAGTGTGTTACTTTCTACATTCATAGACGGGGAAGAAAAGTGAGGAAAAGTTGTTTTCTCTTGTGCACTGCAGCCCTTTGAAAAAGTAGAACtgcagaaaaaataactGAACGTAAAGCAttatttacttttcaaAGGCAAAAGAGATAgagccaaaaaaattgtaagCAGCTTAAAAGCCATAATGACAACGGAAGATCCAGATTCAAATCACTTAAGTTCCGAAACTGGCATTAAATTGGCATTGGACCCGAACTTAATTACATTGGCACTAAGTTCTAATCCAAACTCTAGCCTTCATTCACCAACGTCTGATGAACCCGTACCTGAATCTGCAGGAAAAGCAGATACTAGTATTCGACTAGAAGGTGATGAGTTAGAGAATAAAACTAAGAAAGACAATGATAAGAacttaaaatttttgaagaataaagATTCTCTAGTCAGTAATCCACACGAAATTTATGGCTCCATGCCGTTGGAGCAATTGATCCCAATCATCTTAAGACAGCGTGGTCCAGGCTTTAAATTCGTTgatttaaatgaaaaagaattgcAAAATGAGATTAAGCAGCTTGGTAGTGATAGTAGTGACGGTCATAACAGCGAGAAGAAGGACACTGATGGCGCTGATGAGAATGTACAAATTGGAGAAGATTTCATGGAAGTGGATTATGAAGATAAAGATAATCCAGTGGATTCACGAAATGAAACAGACCACAAAACGAATGAAAATGGCGAGACCGATGATAATATTGAAACGGTAATGACACAGGAACAGTTTGTTAAAAGAAGGAGGGATATGCTAGAGCATATAAATCTGGCCATGAACGAATCGTCTTTGGCTTTGGAATTCGTTTCTTTGCTACTGTCGAGTGTTAAAGAGTCTACAGGTATGTCATCAATGTCACCATTTCTTAGGAAAGTTGTTAAACCTTCTAGTTTAAACAGTGATAAAATTCCATATGTTGCACctacaaaaaaagaatatatcGAGTTGGATATATTGAATAAGGGATGGAAGTTACAAAGTTTAAACGAATCTAAAGATCTCCTACGCGCAAGTTTTAATAAACTGAGTTCCATATTACAGAACGAACATGACTATTGGAATAAGATAATGCAGAGTATTAGCAACAAGgatgttatttttaagattAGGGACAGGACTAGTGGTCAAAAGCTGTTGGCAATTAAGTATGGTTACGAAGACTCTGGATCTACCTATAAGCATGACAGAGGTATTGCTAATATAAGGAATAATATAGAATCACAAAATTTGGATTTGATACCCCACAGTAGTTCAGTGTTCAAAGGCACTGATTTCGTACATTCAGTAAAGAAATTCTTAAGGGTTCGTATCTTCACAAAAATCGAATCAGAAGATGATTACATATTGAGTGGCGAAAGTGTGATGGATAGGGATAGTGAAAGtgaagaagctgaaacgaAAGATATCAGAAAGCAAATccaacttttgaaaaagatcatttttgaaaaagaactgATGTAccaaataaagaaagaatgCGCTTTGTTGATTTCCTATGGTGTCagtattgaaaacgaaaacaaGGTAATAATTGAACTACCTAacgaaaaatttgaaatcgAGTTGTTGTCCCTTG
Protein-coding regions in this window:
- the SBH2 gene encoding Arf family guanine nucleotide exchange factor SBH2 (Ssh1p-Sss1p-Sbh2p complex component; involved in protein translocation into the endoplasmic reticulum; SBH2 has a paralog, SBH1, that arose from the whole genome duplication), with translation MAASVPPGGQRILQKRRQAQSIKEKQAKQTPTSTRQAGYGGSSSSILKLYTDEANGFRVDSLVVLFLSVGFIFSVIALHLLTKFTHII
- the GPA2 gene encoding guanine nucleotide-binding protein subunit alpha (Nucleotide binding alpha subunit of the heterotrimeric G protein; interacts with the receptor Gpr1p, has signaling role in response to nutrients; required for the recruitment of Ras-GTP at the plasma membrane and in the nucleus), with the protein product MGLCASSEKNGSTPDTQTASAGSDNVGKAKVPPKQEPQKTVRTVNTANQQEKQQQRQQQPSPHNVKDRKEQNGSINNAISPTATANTSGSQQINIDSALRDRSSNVAAQPSLSDASSGSNDKELKVLLLGAGESGKSTVLQQLKILHQNGFSEQEIKEYIPLIYQNLLEIGRNLIQARTRFNVNLEPECELTQQDLSRTMSYEMPNNYTGQFPEDIAGVISTLWALPSTQDLVNGPNASKFYLMDSTPYFMENFTRITSPNYRPTQQDILRSRQMTSGIFDTVIDMGSDIKMHIYDVGGQRSERKKWIHCFDNVTLVIFCVSLSEYDQTLMEDKNQNRFQESLVLFDNIVNSRWFARTSVVLFLNKIDLFAEKLSKVPMENYFPDYTGGSDINKAAKYILWRFVQLNRANLSIYPHVTQATDTSNIRLVFAAIKETILENTLKDSGVLQ
- the RPN3 gene encoding proteasome regulatory particle lid subunit RPN3 (Essential non-ATPase regulatory subunit of the 26S proteasome lid; similar to the p58 subunit of the human 26S proteasome; temperature-sensitive alleles cause metaphase arrest, suggesting a role for the proteasome in cell cycle control), with protein sequence MASTAVMMDVDSSGVNDLHHSEKKYAEEDQVQELLKVLNEISKTTLTLDPRYIWRSLKDLSSLRNQELLNAETLCFTVNVLYPDSSSFKKNLLKFITSNHKSSVPGSAELRNSYPASFYSVNTEKKTIEVTAEINCFMHLLVQLFLWDSKELEQLVEFNRKVVIPNLLCYYNLRSLNLINAKLWFYIYLSHETLARSSEEINSDNQNIILRSTMMKFLKIASLKHDNETKAMLINLILRDFLNNGEVDSASDFISKLEYPHTDVSSSLEARYFFYLSKINAIQLDYSTANEYIIAAIRKAPHNSKSLGFLQQSNKLHCCIQLLMGDIPELSFFHQSNMQKSLLPYYHLTKAVKLGDLKKFTSTITKYKQLLLKDDTYQLCVRLRSNVIKTGIRIISLTYKKISLRDICLKLNLDSEQTVEYMVSRAIRDGVIEAKINHEDGFIETTELLNIYDSEDPQQVFDERIKFANQLHDEYLVSMRYPEDKKTQQNEKSENGENDDDTLDGDLMDDMSDISDLDDLGFL
- the SRB4 gene encoding Srb4p (Subunit of the RNA polymerase II mediator complex; associates with core polymerase subunits to form the RNA polymerase II holoenzyme; required for basal RNA polymerase II transcription; homozygosity of the human MED17 L371P mutation is associated with infantile cerebral and cerebellar atrophy with poor myelination) — its product is MTTEDPDSNHLSSETGIKLALDPNLITLALSSNPNSSLHSPTSDEPVPESAGKADTSIRLEGDELENKTKKDNDKNLKFLKNKDSLVSNPHEIYGSMPLEQLIPIILRQRGPGFKFVDLNEKELQNEIKQLGSDSSDGHNSEKKDTDGADENVQIGEDFMEVDYEDKDNPVDSRNETDHKTNENGETDDNIETVMTQEQFVKRRRDMLEHINLAMNESSLALEFVSLLLSSVKESTGMSSMSPFLRKVVKPSSLNSDKIPYVAPTKKEYIELDILNKGWKLQSLNESKDLLRASFNKLSSILQNEHDYWNKIMQSISNKDVIFKIRDRTSGQKLLAIKYGYEDSGSTYKHDRGIANIRNNIESQNLDLIPHSSSVFKGTDFVHSVKKFLRVRIFTKIESEDDYILSGESVMDRDSESEEAETKDIRKQIQLLKKIIFEKELMYQIKKECALLISYGVSIENENKVIIELPNEKFEIELLSLDDDSIVNHEQDLPKINDKRANLMLVMLRLLLVVIFKKTLRSRISSPHGLINLNVDDDILIIRPILGKVRFANYKLLLKKIIKDYVLDIVPGSSITETEVEREQPQENKNIDDENITKLNKEIRAFDKLLNIPRRELKINLPLTEHKSPNLSLMLESPNYCNALIHIKFSAGTEANAVSFDTTFSDFKEVEDFLHFIVAEYIQQKKV